One genomic segment of Bacteroides caccae includes these proteins:
- a CDS encoding glycosyltransferase family 8 protein encodes MKNIICGIDDQYCQHCGAMLLSLFESNPGAITIYVLSLELSEKSKNLLKELVDSYQKQIHFIDIPSELVLNFPMKSTDYPSLATYLRLFIPQLLPFEVDKALYVDSDIIFKKDISALYDSDITNYALAGMEDAPNQNALRLGFPESDLYFNAGFVLLNVKYLRDMDFTNKAMAYIRDCREKIVLHDQDVLNALLHGKVLFVPIKWNMLDCFYRKPPFIAKKYMRELHENLDSPAVIHFSGPLKPWHHGCPHPLRKEYFNYSRKLSWGCQSPDYYYVFSAFKFPVSLFIWLGCTLEKAERLDRKIRFKKKR; translated from the coding sequence ATGAAGAATATAATATGTGGTATCGATGATCAGTATTGTCAACATTGTGGAGCTATGTTGCTATCTTTATTTGAGTCTAATCCGGGGGCTATTACAATATATGTTTTATCATTAGAACTATCAGAGAAAAGCAAAAACTTATTGAAGGAGTTGGTGGATAGTTATCAAAAACAAATTCATTTTATAGATATACCTTCAGAGCTAGTATTAAATTTTCCAATGAAATCAACCGATTATCCTTCTTTGGCAACTTATTTGCGTTTGTTTATCCCTCAGCTGTTACCTTTTGAAGTTGACAAGGCTTTATATGTTGATTCAGATATTATTTTTAAAAAAGATATCTCTGCTTTATATGATTCTGATATAACAAATTATGCTTTAGCTGGCATGGAGGATGCTCCAAATCAGAATGCTTTAAGATTGGGATTTCCAGAATCGGATTTGTACTTTAATGCAGGATTTGTGTTGTTGAATGTGAAATATCTGCGTGATATGGATTTCACGAATAAGGCGATGGCGTATATTCGTGATTGTCGAGAGAAAATTGTCCTTCATGATCAGGATGTTCTGAATGCATTACTTCATGGGAAAGTACTGTTTGTGCCAATCAAATGGAATATGTTGGATTGCTTTTATAGAAAACCACCTTTTATTGCGAAGAAATATATGCGAGAACTGCATGAAAATCTAGACTCTCCAGCGGTGATACATTTTTCTGGTCCTTTAAAACCTTGGCATCATGGATGCCCGCATCCTTTGAGAAAGGAATACTTTAACTATTCAAGAAAGCTTTCATGGGGATGTCAAAGCCCCGATTATTACTATGTTTTTAGCGCTTTTAAGTTTCCTGTTAGTTTGTTTATATGGCTTGGCTGCACTTTGGAGAAAGCCGAGAGACTAGACAGAAAAATCCGTTTTAAAAAGAAGAGATGA
- a CDS encoding pyridoxal phosphate-dependent aminotransferase, giving the protein MEKNLNFLDRNEFNYSPSKEVVEALKNFDINKLCFYTRIYDEGKKSILSVFLSELYDIDETQVLLGYGGEDILKQAVHYFLTEEDGNKTMLIPKFSWWYYKSIADEVNGRTLQYPLYEDGNTFKYDFAAMKDMIQKENPKILLLASPNNPTGNGLTPEELDELLAEVPAKTKVLIDEAYASFVSTDTRYIKELVNKYPNLIISRTLSKFYGLPGLRMGFGFMSKELEKFSKYSNKYLGYNRISEDIAIAALKSDAHYRNIAKLMNEDRARYEKEIGVLPGFKVYESVANFILIKYPIALKEALQKAFAEQSYKVKFMNEPDINTHLRITLGRPEQNRIVIDTIKEIASK; this is encoded by the coding sequence ATGGAAAAGAATTTAAACTTTTTAGACAGAAACGAATTTAACTACAGCCCATCAAAAGAAGTAGTAGAAGCACTCAAAAACTTCGATATAAATAAACTTTGCTTTTATACCCGTATTTACGATGAAGGCAAAAAAAGCATTTTATCCGTTTTCTTATCTGAATTATACGATATAGACGAGACGCAAGTTTTATTAGGGTACGGCGGAGAGGATATTCTGAAACAGGCCGTACATTATTTCCTCACAGAAGAAGACGGAAATAAAACGATGTTGATTCCTAAATTCTCATGGTGGTATTATAAGTCTATCGCAGATGAAGTGAACGGTCGCACTTTACAATATCCTCTTTATGAAGACGGAAACACGTTCAAGTACGACTTCGCCGCCATGAAAGATATGATACAAAAAGAAAATCCGAAGATTTTACTGCTTGCATCGCCCAATAATCCTACCGGGAATGGTCTGACTCCGGAAGAACTGGATGAGTTGCTGGCTGAAGTTCCTGCCAAAACGAAGGTCTTGATTGACGAAGCATACGCCTCTTTCGTCTCAACAGACACAAGATATATCAAAGAGCTGGTGAACAAATATCCGAATTTGATCATCTCCCGCACTTTATCCAAGTTTTACGGCTTGCCGGGGTTACGCATGGGATTCGGTTTCATGAGTAAAGAACTGGAAAAATTTAGCAAATACAGCAACAAATATCTGGGATACAACCGGATATCTGAAGACATAGCTATTGCAGCACTCAAATCGGATGCACACTACCGTAACATCGCCAAACTGATGAATGAAGATCGTGCCCGCTATGAAAAAGAAATCGGTGTGCTGCCCGGATTTAAGGTATACGAATCGGTAGCCAACTTTATTTTAATCAAATATCCGATTGCATTAAAAGAAGCACTGCAAAAAGCGTTTGCCGAACAGAGTTATAAAGTGAAATTTATGAATGAACCGGATATCAACACTCATCTGCGCATCACGCTGGGACGCCCTGAGCAGAACCGGATCGTCATAGATACAATCAAAGAAATCGCATCCAAATGA
- a CDS encoding glycosyltransferase family 2 protein has protein sequence MPTLSIIIPVYNSEKYLKQCLDSILAQASDDFEILLIDDGSTDFSGKLCDEYASRYNNIYVFHEKNRGVSAARNKGIERAQGEYVIFVDSDDWLEKNALSFLMAQESDVDLIFYGSSFHSVNGNVTLYSPNLCICHGFSEVQEGMIDLITNPKYYDYLGFTWNKVFRSNILKEYNIRFIENLSYREDEVFTLHYAHYCKKLMILPNIVYNYRVSDTGLTKKKHTYDEFLLLSHAYQESLIYYTDKRLQEYMILQIIRNYLNAIKRISNIRKRNTIIKELWVFYQEKNIFDMSLKIKSVYRYLLCLPSAWFMNIYMSIKLLFK, from the coding sequence ATGCCTACTTTATCTATTATAATTCCAGTTTATAATTCGGAGAAATATCTAAAACAATGTCTTGACAGTATTTTGGCACAAGCTTCTGATGACTTTGAAATTTTATTGATAGACGATGGAAGTACTGATTTCTCCGGGAAATTGTGCGATGAGTATGCTAGTCGATATAATAATATTTATGTATTTCATGAGAAAAATAGAGGGGTAAGTGCTGCTAGAAATAAAGGTATTGAGCGGGCACAAGGGGAATATGTTATTTTTGTGGATAGTGATGATTGGTTGGAAAAAAATGCTTTATCTTTTTTAATGGCTCAGGAAAGTGATGTTGATTTAATCTTTTATGGTAGTTCATTTCATTCAGTGAATGGGAATGTGACTTTATATTCTCCCAATTTATGCATTTGTCATGGCTTTTCTGAGGTTCAGGAAGGGATGATTGATTTGATAACAAACCCGAAATATTATGATTACTTGGGTTTTACATGGAATAAGGTATTTAGAAGCAATATTCTGAAAGAATACAATATACGTTTTATTGAAAATTTATCTTATCGAGAGGATGAGGTTTTTACTTTACACTATGCTCATTATTGCAAGAAACTTATGATTTTACCTAATATTGTTTATAATTATAGAGTCTCAGATACCGGGTTAACGAAAAAAAAACATACTTATGATGAGTTTCTATTATTATCTCATGCATATCAAGAATCTTTGATTTATTACACAGATAAAAGACTTCAGGAGTACATGATTCTGCAAATTATTCGAAATTATCTGAATGCAATTAAACGAATTTCCAATATTAGAAAACGAAATACTATTATCAAAGAATTATGGGTATTTTATCAAGAAAAGAATATTTTCGATATGTCATTAAAGATAAAATCAGTATATCGTTATCTATTATGTCTTCCTAGTGCTTGGTTTATGAATATATATATGAGCATAAAACTTTTATTCAAATGA
- a CDS encoding glycosyltransferase family 32 protein — MIPKVIHYCWLSDEPYPDGILACIYSWKKYLPDYEFKLWNFKCFDIDSSQWVKTAFYAGKYAFASDYIRAYALYNYGGIYLDCDVEVLKSFDDLLHLPYFIGKEKSESVIEAATIGFEKGHPLMKYLLDYYQDRPFYVKGNHEYNWDFDIQVMPLIMLNIINQHFTLKEIQKVDEFDFSPEVISIFPVDYFSPKTFDTRELEVTPRTYSIHHFSGSWLKDSKKKMRKFKWYRFLGFFFKKYRMS; from the coding sequence ATGATACCTAAAGTCATTCATTATTGTTGGTTGAGCGATGAGCCTTATCCGGATGGGATTCTGGCATGTATATATAGTTGGAAGAAATATCTTCCAGATTATGAGTTTAAATTGTGGAACTTTAAGTGCTTCGATATTGATTCATCACAATGGGTAAAGACGGCCTTTTATGCAGGTAAGTATGCCTTTGCTTCAGACTATATTCGTGCATATGCTTTGTATAATTATGGGGGAATTTATTTAGATTGTGACGTAGAAGTCCTAAAATCTTTTGATGATTTGTTGCATTTGCCTTATTTTATAGGAAAAGAAAAGAGTGAGAGTGTTATTGAAGCTGCTACTATCGGGTTTGAGAAGGGGCATCCATTGATGAAATATTTATTAGATTATTATCAAGATAGACCATTCTATGTTAAAGGTAACCATGAATATAACTGGGATTTTGATATTCAAGTTATGCCTTTAATTATGCTAAATATAATAAATCAGCATTTTACTTTAAAAGAAATTCAGAAAGTTGATGAGTTTGATTTCTCTCCTGAGGTTATATCTATTTTTCCTGTAGACTATTTTAGTCCCAAAACATTTGATACTCGTGAATTGGAAGTAACTCCGCGAACATATTCTATTCATCATTTCTCAGGTTCTTGGCTCAAAGATTCTAAGAAAAAAATGAGAAAGTTTAAGTGGTATCGTTTTTTGGGATTCTTTTTTAAGAAATACCGTATGTCATAA
- a CDS encoding glycosyltransferase family 2 protein, which yields MKINCVIVTYNRLSLLKECISALKNQTYKINKIYIINNNSTDGTSDYLQELIADSQFVIINLPQNIGGAGGFSEGIKRVVLDGCDWAWIMDDDTIPMNNALEELVKGTTVTKNVGYVCSRVVWTDGMIHKMNIPRFDCENKQHLPINYYSNLADVLLIRAASFVSLLINSKAVREVGLPIKEFFIWGDDTEFTTRIYQHGYVCLYASQSTVIHKTTENYISQLQNAPVEALWKFQYGFRNDIFLRRMRKKNFLFFISVINAYRRAVRHINKRPGNDKKEFLKVIRKACWNGLFFKPKIEYLP from the coding sequence ATGAAAATAAATTGTGTAATAGTAACATACAATAGACTCAGTCTACTTAAAGAATGTATCTCCGCTCTTAAGAACCAAACATACAAAATAAATAAGATTTATATCATAAACAATAACTCAACAGATGGAACGAGCGATTATCTACAAGAACTAATTGCAGATTCTCAGTTTGTCATTATTAACCTACCTCAAAATATTGGTGGAGCAGGGGGATTTTCAGAGGGAATAAAAAGAGTAGTGTTAGATGGTTGTGATTGGGCATGGATAATGGACGACGATACAATTCCGATGAATAATGCTTTAGAAGAACTGGTTAAAGGAACAACTGTTACAAAAAATGTTGGTTATGTATGTAGCCGGGTTGTATGGACAGATGGCATGATACATAAAATGAATATTCCCAGATTTGATTGCGAGAATAAACAACACCTTCCTATCAATTATTATTCAAATCTTGCTGACGTTCTTTTAATAAGAGCTGCGTCTTTCGTCTCACTATTAATAAACTCAAAAGCGGTTCGTGAGGTAGGATTACCTATAAAAGAGTTCTTCATTTGGGGGGATGATACTGAATTTACTACTAGAATTTACCAACATGGATACGTGTGCTTATATGCAAGCCAAAGTACTGTAATACATAAAACGACAGAAAACTATATCTCACAACTTCAAAATGCTCCGGTAGAAGCTTTATGGAAATTTCAATATGGATTCCGAAATGACATATTCCTGCGTCGAATGAGAAAAAAGAATTTTCTATTTTTTATATCTGTTATAAACGCATACAGACGAGCAGTTAGACATATTAATAAAAGGCCAGGGAATGATAAAAAGGAATTTCTAAAAGTCATTAGAAAAGCCTGTTGGAATGGATTATTTTTTAAACCAAAGATCGAATATCTTCCTTAA
- a CDS encoding glycosyltransferase family 4 protein encodes MSQSHQPFILYDNQIFDIQRFGGISRYFCEILRRLNMKKDIAVRYSVNYYLTTYRLGKHRIPLPRFIFKHYRKQCQNQNKELSKNLLQQSNKYLFHPTYYDPYFLKYIGSNPYVITVHDMIHERFPSYFSDASEIIAHKKEVITHAKRIIAISQNTKEDIIQLLHISPEKIDVIYHSTSMKPFTGKQRLTLPDSFLLFVGDRTPYKNFNRLAKAFSELSTKDENLFLVCTGMPFKQSEKELLDKLNISNKVIHIKATDRTLAELYSRAKLFVFPSLYEGFGIPILEAYACYCPVALSNTSCFPEIAGDAGIYFDPYSETSILESIKEVIYDDRKRTELIMRGRERLKLYSWEKATALTQKTYLKALNME; translated from the coding sequence ATGAGCCAAAGCCACCAACCATTCATTTTATATGATAATCAAATCTTTGATATTCAACGATTTGGAGGTATATCACGTTACTTTTGTGAAATATTGCGAAGACTAAATATGAAAAAGGATATTGCAGTTCGCTATTCTGTAAATTATTATTTAACGACTTACAGATTAGGCAAACATCGTATACCGCTCCCCCGATTCATTTTTAAGCATTATCGTAAACAATGTCAAAACCAAAACAAAGAATTAAGCAAAAATCTATTACAACAAAGCAATAAGTATCTTTTTCACCCAACTTATTACGATCCATATTTTCTAAAATATATTGGAAGTAATCCATATGTTATCACCGTACATGATATGATTCATGAAAGATTCCCCTCATACTTTTCCGATGCTTCCGAAATTATAGCACATAAAAAAGAAGTGATTACTCACGCAAAACGCATTATAGCAATAAGCCAAAACACTAAAGAGGATATTATCCAATTATTACATATTTCTCCTGAGAAAATAGACGTAATCTATCATAGTACTAGTATGAAGCCTTTCACTGGGAAACAACGCTTAACATTACCTGATTCTTTTTTACTTTTTGTCGGAGACAGAACTCCTTACAAAAACTTTAATCGCTTAGCTAAAGCTTTTTCAGAGTTAAGTACTAAAGATGAAAATTTATTCCTAGTATGTACAGGAATGCCATTTAAACAATCAGAAAAAGAACTACTTGACAAACTAAACATTTCAAACAAAGTAATACACATCAAAGCTACTGACAGAACTCTTGCAGAGTTATACAGTCGAGCTAAACTTTTTGTATTTCCGTCACTATATGAAGGATTCGGCATACCTATTTTAGAAGCCTATGCTTGTTATTGCCCTGTGGCTCTAAGTAACACAAGTTGCTTTCCTGAAATTGCAGGAGATGCAGGAATATACTTTGATCCTTATTCTGAAACATCTATACTTGAAAGCATCAAAGAAGTTATATACGATGACAGAAAACGTACAGAACTCATCATGCGAGGGAGAGAGCGTCTCAAACTTTATTCATGGGAAAAAGCAACCGCACTAACTCAGAAAACGTATTTAAAAGCGTTGAATATGGAATAA
- the glf gene encoding UDP-galactopyranose mutase, translated as MKYDYLIVGAGLFGAVFANKAKELGKRCLVIDRRSHLGGNIYCEEKYGINVHKYGAHIFHTSDREVWKFVNSIVEFNNFINSPLAQYRGKLFNLPFNMSTFYQMWGVTKPEEAKAKIEEQKAKAFEFIKNQGRNIPINLEEQALMLVGRDIYEALIKGYTEKQWGRSCRELPAFIIRRLPVRFTFNNNYFNDTYQGIPVGGYNKLIDGLLNDVECKCNTDFFENRTYFENIADMIVFTGAIDEFYQYRFGKLEYRSLMFEEEELDCSNYQGNAVINYTEQNIPYTRIIEHKHFECFGNEVNKCSKTIITREYSAEWEEGKEPYYPINNDRNNTLYEQYRALASCEKNVIFGGRLAEYKYYDMAPIVKKVLNMFKTKAYER; from the coding sequence ATGAAATATGATTATTTGATTGTTGGTGCAGGACTTTTTGGAGCAGTTTTTGCCAATAAAGCTAAAGAGTTGGGCAAGCGTTGTTTGGTTATTGATAGGCGTTCTCATTTAGGAGGAAATATTTATTGTGAAGAGAAATATGGCATTAATGTACATAAATATGGTGCACACATTTTTCATACATCAGATAGAGAGGTTTGGAAGTTCGTAAATTCTATTGTTGAATTCAATAATTTTATCAATTCCCCATTAGCTCAATATAGAGGGAAGTTATTTAATCTTCCTTTTAATATGAGTACATTTTATCAAATGTGGGGAGTGACGAAACCAGAAGAAGCCAAAGCTAAAATAGAAGAACAAAAAGCGAAGGCCTTTGAATTTATAAAAAATCAGGGACGTAATATTCCAATAAATTTAGAGGAACAAGCTTTAATGTTAGTAGGTCGTGATATTTATGAAGCATTAATAAAAGGATATACAGAAAAGCAATGGGGAAGATCGTGTCGGGAATTGCCAGCGTTTATAATCAGGCGCTTGCCGGTGCGTTTTACTTTTAATAATAATTATTTTAATGATACATATCAAGGGATTCCTGTCGGTGGCTATAATAAATTGATAGATGGTTTGTTGAATGATGTGGAGTGTAAATGTAATACTGATTTTTTTGAGAATCGTACTTACTTTGAGAATATAGCTGATATGATTGTATTTACAGGGGCAATTGATGAATTTTATCAATATCGTTTTGGAAAATTAGAGTATCGTTCTCTTATGTTTGAAGAAGAAGAACTTGATTGTTCTAATTACCAAGGAAATGCAGTGATAAATTATACGGAACAGAATATTCCGTACACAAGGATTATTGAGCATAAACATTTTGAATGTTTTGGAAATGAAGTGAATAAATGTTCTAAGACTATAATTACAAGAGAATATTCTGCTGAGTGGGAAGAAGGTAAGGAACCTTATTACCCAATTAACAATGATCGTAATAATACTTTATATGAGCAATATCGAGCGTTGGCTTCTTGTGAGAAAAATGTTATTTTTGGTGGACGTTTAGCAGAATATAAATATTATGATATGGCCCCGATAGTGAAGAAAGTGCTGAATATGTTTAAGACAAAGGCGTATGAGAGGTAG
- a CDS encoding glycosyltransferase family 2 protein, whose translation MNKSMASKISTSLIISTYNRSDALELCVKSVLRQSLLPDEIIIADDGSKEETGELIHQLATTSVVPIIHVWHEDLGFRLATIRNKAIVKATKEYIIQIDGDIVLHKDFVKDHVRFAQKGSFVTGSRVLIREALTKKMLAEKNCVISIHDKGTKNTINGVHLPWLSPLLQHYRQWDISYSRGCNMAFWKEDLLKVNGYNEAITGWGSEDHELVCRLINSGVRKRTIKFAGIVFHLYHELHGTDNLSNNRSILSDTKTQKLTWCEKGIIQN comes from the coding sequence ATGAATAAATCAATGGCGAGCAAGATTAGCACATCGCTTATTATATCGACTTATAATAGAAGCGACGCATTAGAATTATGCGTTAAAAGCGTGCTACGTCAATCTCTCCTTCCCGATGAAATCATTATCGCAGACGATGGTTCTAAAGAAGAAACGGGAGAGTTAATTCATCAATTGGCAACTACTTCTGTAGTTCCCATTATACATGTGTGGCATGAAGATTTAGGGTTCAGATTAGCTACAATCCGTAACAAAGCCATTGTAAAAGCTACTAAAGAATACATCATACAAATCGATGGAGACATCGTTTTGCATAAAGACTTTGTCAAAGATCATGTTCGCTTTGCCCAAAAAGGCAGTTTCGTAACAGGTAGCCGTGTGCTAATCCGGGAAGCCCTGACAAAAAAGATGTTGGCAGAAAAAAACTGCGTTATATCTATCCACGACAAAGGAACAAAAAATACAATCAACGGAGTACACTTGCCATGGCTGAGTCCTCTGTTACAACATTATCGCCAGTGGGACATTTCTTATTCCAGAGGATGTAATATGGCTTTTTGGAAAGAAGATCTGTTGAAAGTTAACGGATACAACGAAGCAATTACGGGTTGGGGAAGCGAAGACCACGAATTAGTGTGCCGACTCATCAATAGCGGAGTGCGCAAGCGTACTATCAAATTTGCAGGAATTGTATTCCACCTTTATCACGAACTTCATGGAACCGACAATTTGAGCAATAACCGCAGCATTTTGAGCGATACCAAAACCCAAAAGCTGACCTGGTGCGAAAAAGGAATCATACAAAACTAA
- a CDS encoding glycosyltransferase family 2 protein, producing the protein MESNYLVSVIIPVHNTAPYLHKCVESVRNQSLKEIEIILVENMSIDNSAEICDEYAKIDSRIKVIHLPIAGLCIARNAGIDAATAPYIGFVDSDDYIGTDMFKDLVEAMTENDADLTFCNYCYEYEDGHIELLAPNSGNNILCVKEELLRDLMWERKSCAVWIRLFKRELFTSLRFPEGFVYEDRRNMPRWIMMCDRIVWVDKTYYYYVERANSICHTISPENRYHYILSCFIWLDFIHEQALFSGRELVDVQTVILRNALMQFKQALQRVRPKNFKNEIDEIRKGFKHLLTFPKNEFDVRVYKRIRNIAYYWPIYYCVHFAFKELKQ; encoded by the coding sequence ATGGAAAGTAATTATTTAGTGAGTGTTATTATACCTGTACATAATACAGCGCCTTATTTACATAAATGTGTGGAGTCTGTACGTAATCAATCCCTAAAGGAAATAGAGATTATTCTTGTTGAGAATATGTCGATAGATAATTCTGCTGAAATTTGTGATGAATATGCGAAGATTGACTCTCGAATAAAAGTAATCCATCTTCCTATTGCAGGTTTATGTATAGCTCGAAATGCTGGAATAGATGCTGCGACAGCTCCCTATATTGGGTTTGTAGATAGTGATGATTATATAGGGACTGATATGTTTAAAGATTTGGTTGAAGCAATGACTGAGAATGATGCAGATCTAACTTTTTGTAATTATTGTTATGAATATGAGGATGGACATATAGAATTGTTGGCTCCTAACTCTGGAAATAATATTCTTTGTGTAAAAGAAGAATTACTTCGGGATTTAATGTGGGAGAGAAAAAGTTGTGCAGTCTGGATAAGACTATTTAAAAGGGAACTGTTTACTTCCTTGAGATTCCCTGAAGGATTTGTCTATGAAGATCGTAGAAATATGCCTCGTTGGATTATGATGTGTGATAGAATTGTTTGGGTTGATAAAACTTATTATTATTATGTAGAACGTGCAAATAGTATTTGCCATACAATCTCCCCAGAGAATCGTTATCATTATATTCTATCTTGTTTTATTTGGTTAGACTTTATACACGAACAAGCATTATTTTCTGGCAGGGAATTGGTTGATGTGCAGACTGTGATACTTCGAAATGCTTTGATGCAGTTTAAACAGGCTTTGCAAAGGGTGAGGCCTAAAAACTTTAAAAATGAAATTGATGAGATACGAAAAGGCTTCAAACATTTATTGACATTTCCTAAAAATGAATTTGATGTTAGAGTCTATAAGCGAATAAGAAACATTGCTTATTATTGGCCAATTTACTATTGTGTACATTTTGCATTTAAAGAGTTGAAGCAGTAA
- a CDS encoding glycosyltransferase family 2 protein has protein sequence MKRVTLSIITVNYNNNTGLIQTLESIKKQTFSSYEHIIIDANSTDGSKDTIKKYAKENIHLSHWISEPDKGIYDGMNKGIEHANGEYLYFLNSGDCLIENILQKIPFDGTEYIYGDIEMVGKGKRRIDKCPDKADIMFFLTKSLHHQACFIHHTLFQNEKYDINYKIMADWIHSVRSIIFKECSYKHIPYTIAEYDQNGISSDYQTSQQERIKWLKSNLSKPFYEASIELTELQLSVFKDIIPILNKTRKFQKRAKRIVMFLYKINSLFSNK, from the coding sequence ATGAAACGAGTAACTTTAAGTATCATTACCGTCAATTACAATAACAACACAGGCTTAATCCAAACATTAGAAAGCATAAAGAAACAGACATTCTCTTCGTATGAGCATATCATAATAGATGCGAATTCCACAGATGGCAGTAAAGACACCATAAAAAAGTATGCAAAAGAAAATATCCATCTTAGCCATTGGATCTCAGAACCTGACAAAGGTATATATGACGGAATGAATAAAGGTATAGAACATGCCAATGGAGAATACCTATATTTTCTAAATTCTGGTGATTGTTTAATTGAAAATATCCTTCAAAAAATACCATTCGATGGAACTGAATATATTTATGGAGATATAGAAATGGTCGGTAAAGGGAAAAGACGAATAGATAAATGTCCAGATAAGGCTGACATAATGTTCTTTCTAACAAAGTCTTTACATCATCAAGCTTGTTTCATACATCACACACTATTCCAAAATGAGAAATACGATATAAATTATAAGATTATGGCTGATTGGATACATAGTGTACGGTCTATTATTTTCAAGGAATGCAGCTATAAACATATTCCCTACACCATAGCAGAATACGATCAAAATGGTATCAGTTCAGATTATCAAACATCACAACAAGAACGTATCAAATGGCTAAAAAGCAATCTCTCCAAACCATTTTACGAAGCCTCCATTGAACTAACTGAGCTGCAACTGTCTGTATTTAAAGACATAATTCCGATTCTCAACAAAACACGTAAATTTCAAAAAAGAGCAAAACGAATTGTCATGTTCCTATATAAAATCAATTCACTATTTTCAAACAAATAA
- a CDS encoding glycosyltransferase codes for MLSIIICSISLKYLEALEANIRKTIGISHEIIAVDNREKRWPIAKVYNYGAQKAKYPYLFFVHEDVNFHSNGWGEVIVNKLAEPDCGVIGFGGSKVKLSSYSGWYQCGECTVNYFYQNLHNGLTAFRASNTYLERSFEEVIVLDGLGLFVRKDVWKQYPFDEELLTGFHCYDIDFTLQIAHAHFKNYVCCSNQVLIEHFSMGSMDEKWFSATICLHKKWKYLLPIKTNDVNISDKRLMRYEEKISYDFLHRILRTNCSRSDKRKVLYEFWSRPFSWKHLLHCIGCTFKYLKR; via the coding sequence ATGTTGTCAATCATTATATGTTCAATTTCTTTAAAATATTTAGAGGCGTTAGAAGCTAATATACGAAAAACAATTGGCATCAGTCATGAAATTATTGCTGTTGATAATCGTGAGAAACGATGGCCGATAGCAAAAGTTTATAATTATGGTGCACAAAAAGCTAAGTATCCTTATCTGTTTTTTGTTCATGAGGATGTTAATTTTCATTCTAACGGTTGGGGGGAAGTAATTGTGAATAAGCTTGCAGAACCAGATTGTGGGGTTATAGGTTTTGGAGGTTCTAAAGTTAAATTATCTAGTTACTCTGGGTGGTATCAGTGCGGTGAATGTACGGTTAATTACTTTTATCAGAACCTTCATAATGGGTTGACTGCATTTCGTGCCTCTAATACATATTTAGAACGTTCTTTTGAGGAAGTTATAGTATTGGATGGGTTGGGGCTATTTGTTAGGAAAGATGTTTGGAAACAATATCCATTTGATGAAGAACTATTAACAGGATTTCATTGTTATGATATTGATTTTACTCTACAAATCGCACATGCTCATTTTAAAAATTATGTGTGTTGTTCAAACCAGGTTCTAATTGAACATTTTTCTATGGGAAGTATGGATGAAAAATGGTTCTCCGCTACTATTTGTTTACATAAAAAATGGAAATATTTATTACCTATAAAAACTAATGATGTTAATATCTCTGATAAGCGTTTGATGCGTTATGAGGAAAAAATTTCTTATGATTTTTTACATAGAATTTTAAGAACGAATTGTAGCCGATCAGATAAAAGAAAGGTATTATATGAATTTTGGTCTCGTCCTTTTTCTTGGAAACATCTTTTACATTGTATTGGTTGCACATTCAAATACTTAAAAAGATAG